A genomic region of Elephas maximus indicus isolate mEleMax1 chromosome 10, mEleMax1 primary haplotype, whole genome shotgun sequence contains the following coding sequences:
- the STRC gene encoding stereocilin, with protein sequence MALSLWPLLLLLLSCAVMLAPMGSRSLDTGLSLLKSLLSALGQAPQGFLSHSQFSTFLANISTSFELGRMGEGPVGEPPPLQPPALRLHDFLVTLRGSRDWEPMLGLLGDILALLGQEQTPRDFLAHQAGVLGGLAEVFLGTLVPGGPPAPTRPPCSRDGPSDCVLAADWLPSLLLLLEGTRWQALVQVRPTVDLSNATDLSAREPAPHFLQGLLGLLTPTEDLGSEEALWEGLLRTVGAPLYAAFQEGLLRITRSLQDEVFSILGQPEPDANGQCQGGNLQQLLLWGIRHNLSWDIQALGFLSASPPPPPALLHCMSTGVPLPRVAQPATHVSPRQRRAISVEALCENHSDTAQPHGISNFSIHLLCQHAKPATPQPPPSTAAICLTAVWYAVSWVPGAQGWLQACHDQFPDQFLEAICSNLSFSALSSPNRRLVKWLCADLLPPPTSCPEDQPPVPLTPDIFWGCFLENETLWAQRLCGEPSLQAVPPSNQVWVQHVCQGPTLDITDFPPCHIGPCGERCPDGGSFLVMVCANDTLYEALVPFWPWLASQCRISRGGNNTCFLDGLLGPLLPSLPPLGPSPLCLAPGPFLLGMLSQLPRCQSSVPALAHPTRLHYLLRLLTFLLGPGAGGAEAQGILGQALLLSSLPDNCSFWDAFRPEGRHSVLRTVGEYLEQEEQTPPGFDSPVSPGSGLSKMELLACFSPVLWDLLQREKSVWALQILVQKYLHMPPENLQQLVLSAEREAAQSFLTLVHRSWAQLQVPPSEEQALGRLTALLLQRYPRLTSQLFIDLSPLIPFLAVSDLMRFPPSVLANDTVLAAIRDYSPGMRPEQKEALAKRLLAPELFGEVPAWSQELLSAVLPLLPHLPLENFLQLSPHQIQALEDRWPGAGLGPGQARHVLRSLVNQSIQDGEEQVRRLGSLACFLSPEELQSLVPLSDPMGPVERGLLECAANGTLSPQGRVAYELLGVLRSAGGTVLSPLELRVWAPLFPQLGLRFLQELSEPQLRAMLPALQGTSITPAQAVLLLGRLLPRHDLSLEDLCSLHPLLPGLSPQTLQAIPRRVLVGACPCLAPELPRLSACQTAALLQSFRVKGGIKNTGPAGSGAAVCLPGQPSPTTWPDCLLPLLPLKLLQLDSVALLADRRRYRELLWSEQQAQFLWKKMQVPANLTLRNLRALGTLAGGMSCEFLQQVGAMADFIQVMHMLYQLPTGVRGSLRLCIWEELQRRMTMPEPELATLGPELSELDPKLLLDLPIYLMDRLSSESIMLVVELVQGAPEQLLALTPPHRVTLAERALQNLAPKQAPVSREVLDALGPLVGFLGLESTRRIPRQILLSYLSQLQDYCLGEPFATELGWLLLQEPLLGRPEFWSQDEVEQAGRLIFTLSTEAISLIPKEILSPETLERLLERQQSWEQSRVGQLCGWPQLAPKKAALVSGVVRPAAEDLPEPVPNCADIRGTFPAAWSATQISQMELSDFEDCLALFAGDPGLGPEELRAAMGKAKQLWGPARGFRPEQILQLGRLLIGLGERELQELLLVDWGVLSTLGQIDGWNSVQLRIVVSSFLRQSGRHVSHLDFIYLTALGYTLCGLRPEELQHISSWEFSQAALFLGNMPLQCSEEQLEVLAQLLVLPGGFGPVSNWGPEIFTEVGTIAAGIPDLALSALLRAQIQGLTPLAISVIPAPKFAVVFSPAQLSSLTSVQAVAVTPEQMAFLSPEQRQAVAWAQHEGKESPKQQGRSTAWGLQDWSQLSRALALTVCFLGQLL encoded by the exons ATGGCTCTGAGCCTCTGGCCTCTACTGCTGTTGCTGCTGTCCTGTGCAG TAATGCTGGCCCCTATGGGGTCTCGGTCCCTGGACACTGGTCTCTCCCTCCTGAAGTCATTGCTCTCTGCTCTGGGTCAGGCTCCCCAGGGCTTCCTCAGCCACTCACAGTTCTCTACATTCCTAGCCAACATTTCCACTTCCTTTGAGCTTGGGAGAATGGGGGAGGGGCCAGTGGGAGAGCCCCCACCTCTTCAGCCCCCTGCCCTCCGGCTCCATGATTTCCTAGTGACACTGAGAGGCAGCCGGGACTGGGAGCCAATGCTGGGGCTCCTGGGGGATATACTGGCACTGCTGGGGCAGGAACAGACTCCCCGCGACTTCCTGGCGCACCAGGCAGGTGTGCTGGGTGGACTCGCAGAAGTGTTCCTGGGAACCTTAGTGCCTGGAGGGCCCCCTGCCCCTACCCGGCCCCCATGCTCCCGTGATGGGCCCTCTGACTGCGTCTTGGCGGCTGATTGGCTGCCttctctgttgctgttgttagaggGCACACGCTGGCAGGCACTGGTGCAGGTGCGGCCTACTGTGGACCTGAGCAATGCCACAGACCTCAGTGCGAGGGAGCCAGCTCCCCACTTTTTGCAGGGTCTGTTGGGTTTACTCACTCCAACAGAGGATCTAGGCTCTGAGGAAGCTCTTTGGGAAGGTCTGCTACGCACAGTGGGGGCCCCCCTCTATGCTGCCTTCCAGGAAGGGTTGCTCCGTATTACTCGCTCTCTGCAGGACGAGGTCTTTTCCATTCTGGGACAACCAGAACCCGATGCCAATGGGCAGTGCCAGGGAG GTAACCTTCAGCAGCTGCTCCTATG GGGCATCCGGCACAACCTCTCCTGGGATATCCAGGCGCTGGGCTTTCTGTCTGCATCaccgcccccaccccccgccctccTTCACTGCATGAGCACCGGTGTGCCTCTGCCCAGGGTTGCCCAGCCTGCAACCCATGTCAGCCCTCGCCAGCGGCGAGCCATCTCTGTGGAGGCCCTCTGCGAGAACCACTCAGACACGGCACAGCCCCACGGCATTTCCAACTTCTCCATCCACTTGCTCTGCCAGCATGCCAAGCCTGCCACCCCGCAGCCCCCTCCCAGCACCGCTGCCATCTGCCTGACAGCTGTGTGGTATGCTGTCTCATGGGTGCCAGGTGCCCAAGGCTGGCTCCAGGCCTGCCACGACCAGTTTCCTGATCAGTTCCTTGAGGCAATCTGTAGCAACCTCTCCTTTTCAGCCCTGTCCAGCCCCAACCGCCGCCTGGTAAAGTGGCTTTGTGCCGACCTACTCCCACCCCCTACAAGCTGCCCTGAAGACCAGCCCCCTGTTCCCCTCACCCCAGACATCTTCTGGGGCTGCTTCTTGGAGAATGAGACTCTGTGGGCCCAGCGGCTGTGTGGGGAGCCAAGTCTGCAAGCTGTGCCCCCCAGCAACCAGGTTTGGGTTCAGCATGTGTGCCAGGGCCCCACTCTGGATATCACTGACTTCCCACCCTGTCACATTGGACCCTGTGGAGAGCGCTGCCCAGATGGGGGCAGCTTCCTGGTGATGGTCTGTGCCAATGACACTTTGTATGAGGCTCTGGTGCCCTTCTGGCCTTGGCTAGCAAGCCAGTGCAGAATAAGTCGTGGAGGCAACAACACTTGCTTCCTAGACGGGCTTCTGGGCCCCCTTTTGCCCTCTCTGCCACCACTGGGACCATCCCCACTCTGCCTAGCTCCTGGCCCCTTCCTGCTTGGCATGCTATCCCAATTGCCACGCTGTCAGTCCTCTGTGCCTGCCCTTGCCCATCCCACACGCCTACACTATCTTCTGCGCCTGCTGACCTTCCTCCTGGGTCCAGGGGCTGGAGGGGCTGAGGCCCAGGGGATTCTGGGCCAGGCCTTGCTGCTCTCCAGTCTTCCGGACAACTGCTCCTTCTGGGACGCCTTCCGCCCAGAGGGCCGGCATAGTGTGCTACGGACAGTTGGGGAGTACCTGGAGCAGGAGGAGCAGACGCCACCAGGCTTCGACTCTCCTGTCAGCCCCGGCTCTGGATTGAGCAAGATGGAGCTGCTGGCCTGCTTCAGT CCTGTGTTGTGGGATCTGCTCCAGAGGGAGAAGAGTGTTTGGGCCCTGCAGATTTTAGTGCAG AAGTACCTGCACATGCCCCCAGAAAATCTCCAGCAGCTGGTGCTTTCAGCAGAGAGGGAGGCCGCTCAGAGCTTTCTGACGCTTGTGCACCGTTCCTGGGCCCAGCTACAG GTACCACCATCTGAAGAGCAGGCTCTGGGTCGCCTGACAGCCCTGCTGCTTCAGCGGTACCCACGCCTCACTTCCCAGCTCTTCATTGACTTGTCACCGCTCATCCCCTTCTTGGCTGTCTCTGACTTGATGCGCTTCCCACCATCTGTGTTGGCCAACGACACCGT CCTGGCTGCTATCAGGGACTATAGCCCAGGAATGAGGCCTGAACAGAAGGAGGCTCTGGCAAAGCGACTGCTGGCCCCTGAGCTGTTCGGGGAAGTGCCCGCCTGGTCCCAGGAGCTGCTGTCGGCAGTGCTGCCCCTGCTCCCCCATCTTCCTTTGGAGAACTTTCTGCAGCTCAGCCCTCACCAG ATCCAGGCTCTGGAGGACAGGTGGCCAGGGGCAGGGCTTGGGCCAGGGCAAGCCCGACACGTGCTACGCAGCCTGGTGAACCAGAGCATCCAGGATGGAGAGGAGCAGGTGCGCAG GCTGGGGTCCCTCGCCTGTTTCCTGAGCCCAGAGGAGCTGCAGAGCCTGGTACCCTTGAGTGACCCGATGGGGCCCGTAGAACGGGGGCTGCTGGAATGCGCAGCCAACGGGACCCTCAGCCCACAAGGACGG GTGGCGTATGAACTCCTGGGGGTGTTGCGCTCAGCTGGAGGAACTGTGCTGAGCCCCCTGGAGCTGCGGGTCTGGGCCCCTCTCTTTCCTCAGCTGGGCCTCCGATTCCTGCAGGAGCTGTCAGAACCCCAGCTCAGAGCCATGCTTCCTGCCCTGCAGGGAACCAGTATCACACCTGCCCAG GCGGTCCTGCTGCTTGGACGGCTTCTCCCAAGGCATGAT CTGTCCCTGGAGGACCTCTGCTCCCTGCACCCTCTGCTGCCAGGCCTCAGCCCCCAGACGCTCCAGGCCATCCCGAGGCGAGTTTTGGTTGGGGCTTGTCCCTGCCTGGCCCCTGAACTGCCCCGCCTCTCAGCCTGCCAGACCGCAGCGCTGCTGCAGAGCTTTCGG GTGAAAGGCGGCATTAAAAATACAGGTCCAGCAGGTTCCGGTGCAGCTGTGTGCCTCCCTGGTCAG CCTAGCCCCACCACCTGGCCAGATTGCCTGCTTCCCCTGCTCCCGTTAAAGCTGCTACAGCTGGACTCTGTGGCTCTTCTGGCTGACCGAAGGCGCTACCGGGAGCTGCTCTGGTCTGAGCAGCAG GCACAGTTTCTCTGGAAGAAAATGCAGGTGCCGGCCAACCTGACCCTTAGGAATCTGCG GGCTCTAGGCACCCTGGCAGGGGGCATGTCCTGTGAGTTTCTGCAGCAGGTCGGCGCAATGGCAGACTTCATTCAAGTGATGCACATGCTCTATCAGCTGCCCACTGGTGTTCGAGGGAGCTTG AGACTCTGTATCTGGGAGGAGCTACAGCGAAGGATGACAATGCCAGAGCCAGAGCTGGCAACCCTGGGGCCAGAGCTGAGTGAGCTGGACCCCAAGCTACTCCTGGACTTACC GATTTACCTGATGGACAGATTATCCAGTGAATCCATTATGTTGGTGGTGGAGCTGGTACAAGGAGCTCCAGAGCAGCTGCTGGCACTGACCCCACCTCACCGAGTAACCCTGGCAGAGAGGGCACTACAAAACCTG GCTCCAAAACAGGCCCCAGTCTCAAGGGAAGTGCTGGATGCATTGGGCCCCTTGGTTGGATTCCTGGGATTAGAGAGCACACGACGGATTCCCCGACAGATCCTGCTCTCCTATCTCAGTCAGCTGCAGGACTACTGCCTAGGAGAGCCATTTGCTACAGAGCTGGGGTGGCTGCTGTTGCAGGAGCCTCTTCTTGG GAGGCCAGAGTTTTGGAGCCAGGATGAAGTAGAACAAGCTGGACGCCTAATATTCACTCTGTCTACTGAGGCTATTTCCTTGATCCCCAAG GAGATCTTGAGCCCAGAGACCCTGGAGCGGCTTCTGGAGaggcagcagagctgggagcagagcagagTTGGACAGCTGTGTGGGTGGCCACAGCTGGCtcccaagaaagcagctctggtaTCTGGGGTTGTACGTCCTGCTGCCGAGGATCTTCCAG AACCTGTGCCAAATTGTGCAGATATACGGGGAACGTTCCCAGCAGCCTGGTCTGCAACCCAGATTTCACAAATGGAGCTCTCAGACTTTGAGGACTGCCTGGCACTCTTTGCAGGAGACCCAGGACTTGGGCCTGAGGAACTACGGGCAGCCATGGGAAAGGCAAAGCAG TTATGGGGTCCCGCCCGGGGATTCCGTCCTGAGCAGATCCTGCAGCTGGGTCGGCTCTTAATAGGACTAGGAGAGCGGGAACTACAGGAGCTGCTCCTGGTGGACTGGGGAGTGCTGAGCACCCTGGGCCAGATAGATGGCTGGAACTCTGTCCAG CTCCGGATTGTGGTCTCCAGCTTCCTGCGACAGAGTGGCAGGCACGTGAGCCACCTGGACTTCAtttacttgacagcactgggttatacGCTCTGTGGACTGCGGCCAGAGGAGCTACAGCATATCAGCAGTTGGGAGTTTAG CCAAGCAGCCCTCTTCCTGGGCAACATGCCTCTTCAGTGCTCTGAGGAGCAGCTAGAGGTTCTGGCCCAGCTCCTTGTGCTGCCTGGTGGCTTTGGTCCAGTCAGTAACTGGGGGCCTGAGATCTTCACTGAAGTTGGCACAATAGCAG CTGGGATCCCAGACCTCGCTCTTTCAGCACTGCTGCGGGCACAGATCCAGGGCCTTACCCCACTTGCCATTTCTGTCATCCCTGCTCCTAAATTTGCT